The Clostridium sp. AWRP genome has a window encoding:
- the nikB gene encoding nickel ABC transporter permease has translation MRKYIMKRLLHLVPVLFGITFLTFALTYFSPGDPALLMLSATGVTPSPELVQKVREELGLNNPFLFQYLHWLGGVFTGNFGTSYKYSRPVLDLILSTLPATFKLAGASLVMMIFIALPLGIMSALHKNKVLDYIIRIISFFGISMPGFWVGLLLMYIFSIKFKLLPVVGDTGWKSIILPAVTLTIAMASKYTRQLRAAILEEISQDYVIGARARGVKDRAILFGHVLKSSLLSIVTLLGLSLGSLLGGTAIVETIFSWPGVGKLAVEAIFNRDYPVIQGYVVWMTVIYVIINMIVDISYYFLDPRIRLEKRA, from the coding sequence TTGCGAAAATACATAATGAAAAGGTTATTACATTTAGTACCTGTTTTATTTGGAATTACTTTTTTAACATTTGCACTTACATATTTTTCCCCAGGTGATCCAGCACTCTTGATGCTTAGTGCAACAGGTGTAACCCCTTCTCCAGAACTTGTACAAAAAGTTAGAGAAGAATTAGGACTAAATAACCCTTTTTTATTTCAATACTTACATTGGTTAGGTGGTGTATTTACAGGAAACTTTGGCACTTCCTATAAATACAGCAGACCTGTGTTAGATTTAATATTATCAACTTTGCCAGCTACTTTTAAGCTTGCAGGTGCATCACTTGTTATGATGATATTTATAGCACTGCCTTTGGGTATTATGTCAGCATTACATAAAAACAAGGTATTAGATTATATAATTAGAATTATATCTTTTTTTGGAATATCTATGCCAGGATTTTGGGTTGGATTATTACTTATGTATATATTTTCAATTAAATTTAAACTTTTACCGGTTGTAGGTGACACAGGATGGAAAAGTATTATATTACCTGCAGTTACTTTGACAATTGCAATGGCATCAAAATATACAAGGCAGCTTAGGGCGGCTATACTGGAAGAAATATCCCAGGATTATGTAATTGGAGCTAGAGCTAGAGGGGTTAAAGATAGAGCAATACTATTTGGGCACGTTTTAAAGAGTTCATTATTGTCAATTGTAACTTTACTAGGTTTATCTCTAGGATCTTTACTTGGAGGAACAGCTATAGTTGAGACTATTTTTTCCTGGCCTGGAGTTGGAAAATTAGCTGTAGAAGCTATATTTAACAGAGATTATCCAGTAATACAAGGATATGTTGTATGGATGACGGTTATATATGTAATAATTAATATGATTGTAGACATTTCATATTATTTTCTAGATCCAAGGATCCGTTTGGAAAAGAGGGCTTAA
- a CDS encoding ABC transporter substrate-binding protein, whose product MNKKKVVSIVLSCMLIISVVFTGCQSTAQNTDTKKASTNNGKTLVYGAEFEDEKLNPILTEGYTNQQIFTGLMKFDENNVPKPEIAESYTISNDKLTYDFKLKKGIKFHDKTEVKAEDVVFTLKSILNEKVNSELKPEYKEIKDVQAVNDYEVKVILKKPFPPLLDKLTVGIVPKHCFGGQDINTAKFNQNPIGAGPFKFVKWEKGSNITLVKFKDYYGKTGNIDKLVVKFIPDYNVRAIQLQTGEIDVAYLEPSQVSKVEKLNNVKVYKVDTADYRCMMYNMKKDIWKDVNVRQAFNYALDRKGMVNGILLGYGSEAYSPLQINKFNNPNVEKYSYNLNKANSLLESAGWKRGNDGVRVKGGKKLAFTLTAPKTDEVRVKMAEYLAEQFRKIGAEVKVEALDWNAIKIAECDAFVLGWGSPFDADDHTFKLFHSSEVNGGDNYGSYSNPKVDEALEKARTTSDENERKKCYAEFQEELAKDPPYNFGVYLKALFGVNKRVSGIREKVLGHHGAGFLWNVEQWNVK is encoded by the coding sequence ATGAATAAGAAAAAAGTAGTGAGTATAGTACTAAGCTGTATGCTTATCATTTCGGTTGTATTTACAGGATGCCAAAGTACAGCACAGAATACAGACACTAAGAAAGCTTCAACAAATAATGGTAAAACGTTAGTGTATGGAGCAGAATTTGAAGATGAAAAACTAAATCCAATATTAACAGAAGGCTATACTAATCAACAAATTTTTACAGGACTAATGAAATTTGATGAAAATAATGTTCCTAAACCTGAAATAGCAGAATCATATACTATTTCCAATGATAAACTTACCTATGATTTTAAATTAAAAAAGGGAATAAAATTTCATGATAAAACAGAGGTTAAGGCAGAAGATGTAGTTTTTACTTTAAAAAGTATATTGAATGAAAAAGTAAATTCTGAATTAAAACCAGAATATAAGGAAATAAAAGATGTTCAGGCCGTTAATGATTATGAAGTTAAAGTAATATTAAAAAAACCTTTTCCACCACTATTAGATAAACTTACTGTAGGAATAGTTCCAAAACATTGCTTTGGTGGACAAGATATAAACACCGCTAAATTTAATCAAAATCCTATAGGAGCAGGGCCTTTTAAATTTGTTAAATGGGAAAAAGGAAGTAATATTACGTTGGTTAAATTTAAAGACTATTATGGGAAAACTGGCAATATAGATAAATTGGTAGTTAAATTTATACCAGATTATAATGTTAGAGCAATACAACTTCAGACAGGAGAAATAGATGTAGCTTATCTAGAGCCAAGTCAGGTTAGTAAAGTAGAAAAATTAAACAATGTTAAGGTATATAAAGTTGATACAGCAGACTATAGGTGTATGATGTATAACATGAAAAAAGACATATGGAAAGATGTAAATGTACGACAGGCATTTAATTATGCATTAGATAGGAAAGGAATGGTGAATGGAATATTATTAGGATATGGTTCAGAGGCTTATTCACCGCTTCAGATAAATAAGTTTAACAATCCTAATGTAGAAAAATATTCTTACAATTTAAATAAGGCTAATAGTCTTTTAGAAAGTGCTGGATGGAAAAGGGGAAATGATGGAGTAAGAGTAAAAGGTGGTAAAAAGTTAGCATTCACTTTAACGGCCCCGAAAACGGATGAGGTTAGGGTTAAAATGGCAGAATATCTTGCTGAACAATTTAGAAAGATAGGCGCAGAAGTAAAGGTGGAGGCACTTGATTGGAATGCTATAAAAATAGCTGAATGTGATGCATTTGTGCTTGGATGGGGGAGCCCTTTTGATGCTGATGATCACACGTTTAAATTATTCCACTCAAGTGAAGTAAATGGTGGAGACAACTATGGTTCATACTCAAATCCAAAGGTAGATGAAGCACTAGAAAAAGCAAGAACTACATCGGATGAAAATGAGAGGAAAAAATGTTATGCAGAGTTTCAAGAAGAATTAGCAAAAGATCCACCATATAATTTTGGAGTTTATTTAAAAGCATTATTTGGTGTAAACAAGAGGGTTTCAGGGATTAGAGAAAAAGTACTTGGACATCATGGAGCAGGTTTTTTGTGGAATGTAGAACAGTGGAATGTGAAATAA
- the nikC gene encoding nickel transporter permease: MGNFRMFIKKNKLFIFLCILAVILILISLSANYIAPHDPLKTNMTNALQGRSSKFPLGTDNLGRCLLSRLLYGASTSLKMTFCLVIIVFIVGTALGTIAAYFGGIVDTIIMRFSDIFLAFPGIIFAIAIAGVLGPSSMNVVIALVVVNWVKYARVSRSLVMSVRKKEYIKGAKMGGAKEYQIILKYILPNIIPSLIVIATMDIGTMMLEISSLSFLGLGAQPPTPEWGYMLNEGRNYMQTSPGLMIYPGAAIFITVMIFNLLGDSIRDILDPNKEY; this comes from the coding sequence ATGGGAAACTTTAGGATGTTTATAAAGAAAAATAAATTATTTATATTTCTATGCATATTAGCGGTAATTTTAATTTTAATAAGTTTATCTGCAAACTACATAGCTCCGCATGATCCTCTTAAAACAAATATGACCAATGCACTTCAAGGTAGAAGCAGTAAGTTTCCATTAGGTACAGACAACCTTGGAAGATGCCTACTTTCAAGATTGTTATATGGAGCATCTACTTCTCTAAAAATGACTTTTTGTCTAGTTATAATAGTATTTATAGTTGGAACAGCATTGGGAACAATAGCCGCATATTTTGGGGGTATTGTTGACACAATTATAATGAGATTTTCTGATATTTTTCTTGCTTTTCCAGGTATCATTTTTGCTATAGCTATTGCAGGAGTGCTTGGACCTAGTTCCATGAATGTTGTTATAGCTTTAGTTGTAGTGAATTGGGTTAAATATGCAAGAGTAAGTCGAAGTTTAGTAATGTCTGTAAGAAAAAAGGAGTACATTAAAGGAGCTAAAATGGGAGGTGCTAAAGAATATCAAATAATTTTAAAATATATATTACCTAATATAATACCATCACTTATTGTAATAGCTACTATGGACATAGGAACTATGATGCTTGAAATATCATCTCTTTCATTTTTAGGCCTTGGGGCTCAGCCGCCAACTCCTGAATGGGGATACATGCTTAACGAAGGCAGAAATTATATGCAGACTTCACCAGGACTTATGATATATCCAGGTGCTGCAATATTTATAACTGTGATGATATTTAATTTACTGGGAGATAGCATAAGAGATATATTAGATCCTAATAAAGAATATTAA
- a CDS encoding ABC transporter permease, with protein MISRFVVRRIIQGFLVIFCLSIISFAIINVAPGDPATALYGDLADRLTTEERNRINENYGANKPVTERYIKWVKGVARGNLGVSYVEGREVTAILKEKIPNTLKLVSWTISLILVCSLLLGLKAGFNENSFWDKFVSGMSVFFYSIPSFWLALVFIILFSVCLGWLPSAGNKNINGSGGLFSNLKYYIMPVSVLVIAHAGAYARFVQEKVKEEVNSHYVIAAKANGMDDRKIMKGIVKNALVPFMNYLGITIPSFFGGSVVIETVFSWPGLGMLNVKAANSKDYPLLMGAIFMTGILVVISIMITDILQLVVNPSLRKQV; from the coding sequence ATGATATCTAGGTTTGTAGTTAGAAGGATAATTCAGGGATTTCTGGTTATATTCTGCCTTAGTATAATAAGTTTCGCTATTATAAATGTTGCACCGGGAGATCCGGCAACAGCTTTGTATGGTGATTTGGCTGATAGGTTGACTACAGAAGAGAGAAATAGGATAAATGAAAACTATGGAGCCAATAAACCTGTAACTGAAAGATATATTAAATGGGTTAAGGGGGTAGCCAGGGGAAACCTTGGCGTATCCTATGTTGAAGGAAGAGAAGTAACTGCAATATTAAAAGAGAAAATACCAAATACACTTAAATTAGTTTCGTGGACCATAAGTCTTATACTTGTATGTTCCCTTTTGCTAGGGTTAAAGGCAGGGTTTAATGAAAATTCCTTTTGGGACAAATTCGTAAGCGGTATGAGTGTGTTTTTTTATTCCATACCTTCTTTTTGGCTTGCTCTTGTATTTATAATTTTGTTTTCCGTATGTTTGGGATGGCTGCCATCTGCAGGAAATAAAAATATAAATGGTAGCGGAGGGTTATTTTCTAATTTAAAGTATTATATTATGCCTGTATCAGTACTTGTAATTGCCCATGCAGGAGCTTATGCCAGGTTTGTACAAGAAAAAGTTAAAGAAGAAGTAAACAGTCATTATGTAATAGCAGCAAAAGCAAATGGAATGGATGACAGAAAAATAATGAAGGGTATTGTAAAAAATGCATTGGTACCATTTATGAATTATTTGGGCATAACTATACCAAGCTTCTTTGGCGGGTCTGTTGTAATAGAAACCGTGTTTTCCTGGCCGGGACTTGGAATGTTGAATGTTAAAGCAGCTAATTCAAAGGATTACCCGCTTCTCATGGGTGCTATATTTATGACAGGTATACTTGTAGTTATATCCATAATGATCACGGATATACTGCAGCTAGTTGTAAATCCTTCTCTCAGGAAGCAGGTGTAA
- a CDS encoding ABC transporter substrate-binding protein, producing the protein MLITMAFTGCGNSTATSNQSNEEKGKTLVYGAEFEDEKINSVLTASHAFATDLVFRGLMKFDENNVPKPEIAKSYTISKDKLTYDFILKKGIKFQDGTEIKADDVVFTIKTILNDKVNSELKPEFENVKDIQKVNDYEVKITLSKVFPAFLDKMTVGLVPKHCLEGKDVNTADFNVKPIGAGPFKVEKWNKGSNLILTKSKYYYGKTGNIDKIIFKFLPDANVRAMQLQTGEVNIAPVAPSEVAKLEKNSKVTICKAPTADYRGIMFNFRTKPMFKDVNVRKALNYATDKQGIVKGILLGYGEAAYSPLQLNKYNNPNVEKYEYNLDKANQLLEQSGWKKGADGIREKDGQKLQFTLFARNNDEVRVKIAEYVSSQAKKAGFDIKVDARDPKAEKIKDTEAFVLGWGSPFDADDHTYKIFRSDQFEKGSGFNFGDYSNPQVDDLLEKARTTSDDNQRRKYYDEFQKVVAEDPAFSMDVYLTALYGIDKNISGYTPKRVLGHHGEGFLWNVEEWNIK; encoded by the coding sequence ATGCTTATAACTATGGCCTTTACAGGCTGTGGAAATTCAACAGCTACTTCAAATCAATCTAATGAAGAAAAAGGGAAGACACTTGTTTATGGAGCTGAATTTGAAGATGAAAAAATAAATTCAGTATTAACAGCATCACATGCATTTGCTACAGATTTAGTTTTTAGAGGGCTTATGAAATTTGATGAAAATAATGTTCCAAAACCTGAAATTGCTAAATCTTATACAATATCTAAGGATAAGTTAACTTATGATTTTATACTTAAAAAGGGAATTAAATTTCAAGATGGAACAGAAATTAAGGCAGATGATGTGGTATTTACTATAAAAACTATATTAAATGACAAAGTAAATTCAGAATTGAAGCCTGAATTTGAAAATGTAAAAGATATTCAGAAAGTTAATGATTATGAAGTTAAGATAACTCTTTCAAAAGTTTTTCCAGCATTTTTGGATAAAATGACAGTAGGATTGGTTCCAAAGCATTGTTTGGAAGGAAAAGATGTAAATACTGCAGATTTTAATGTAAAACCTATAGGAGCAGGTCCTTTTAAGGTTGAGAAATGGAATAAGGGAAGCAATTTGATTTTAACAAAATCTAAATATTATTATGGAAAAACTGGAAATATAGATAAGATAATATTTAAGTTTCTACCTGATGCTAATGTAAGAGCCATGCAGCTTCAAACAGGAGAAGTTAATATAGCTCCAGTTGCACCTTCTGAGGTTGCAAAACTTGAGAAAAACAGTAAAGTAACAATTTGTAAAGCACCTACAGCAGATTATAGAGGCATAATGTTTAATTTTAGGACAAAACCTATGTTTAAAGATGTAAATGTTAGAAAGGCACTTAATTATGCTACAGATAAACAGGGCATAGTAAAAGGAATACTCCTAGGATATGGCGAAGCAGCTTATTCACCACTTCAATTAAATAAATACAACAATCCTAATGTAGAAAAGTATGAGTATAATTTGGATAAAGCAAATCAACTTTTAGAGCAGTCAGGATGGAAAAAAGGAGCAGATGGAATAAGAGAAAAAGATGGGCAAAAACTTCAATTTACCTTATTTGCCAGGAACAATGATGAGGTTAGGGTTAAAATTGCAGAATATGTATCTTCACAAGCCAAAAAAGCTGGATTTGATATAAAAGTTGATGCAAGAGACCCTAAAGCTGAAAAAATAAAAGATACAGAAGCTTTTGTACTAGGATGGGGAAGTCCTTTTGATGCAGATGATCATACGTATAAAATATTTAGATCAGATCAATTTGAAAAGGGAAGCGGATTTAATTTTGGGGACTATTCAAATCCTCAAGTAGATGATTTACTTGAAAAGGCAAGAACTACTTCTGATGATAATCAGAGAAGAAAATATTATGATGAGTTTCAAAAGGTAGTAGCAGAAGACCCAGCATTTAGTATGGATGTGTATTTGACTGCACTTTATGGCATTGACAAAAATATATCTGGATATACACCTAAAAGAGTTTTAGGACATCATGGAGAAGGATTTTTGTGGAATGTTGAGGAGTGGAATATTAAATGA
- a CDS encoding ATP-binding cassette domain-containing protein, with product MLVEARNLSKIYKTKLSLVKSKNETIKAVNYVSFSVDSNQIVGLVGESGCGKSTLSRLLIRLEKPTEGVIKFNGEDIWKYNRRGLKKFRRKSQIIFQDTLTSLNPNMKILDSLMEPLDNHFNISRGEKLIKINDIISFVNLEEELLYKYPGALSGGERQRINICRALLLNPQFLICDEIISSLDVCTQACILNLIKKLNDLEGTGILFISHDISAVKYVCSKILVMYRGSIVEVIDNTNENYKIKHPYTKSLLNSVPIDNPNKRSII from the coding sequence ATGTTAGTAGAGGCAAGAAATCTATCTAAGATATATAAAACCAAGTTATCACTTGTAAAAAGCAAAAATGAAACCATAAAGGCTGTAAATTACGTTTCCTTTTCAGTGGATTCCAATCAAATTGTAGGACTTGTGGGAGAAAGTGGATGCGGCAAGAGTACACTTTCCAGGCTCCTTATAAGACTTGAAAAGCCTACAGAAGGTGTTATTAAGTTCAACGGAGAGGATATATGGAAGTACAATAGGCGAGGCTTAAAGAAATTCAGAAGAAAAAGCCAGATAATATTTCAAGATACTCTTACTTCTTTAAATCCCAACATGAAAATTTTAGATTCCCTTATGGAACCTTTAGATAATCATTTTAATATATCACGGGGGGAAAAGTTAATTAAAATAAATGATATAATTTCTTTTGTAAATTTGGAAGAGGAATTGCTATATAAATATCCTGGTGCTTTAAGCGGAGGAGAGAGGCAGAGAATTAACATATGCAGGGCACTTCTTTTAAATCCCCAGTTTTTAATATGTGATGAGATAATATCCAGCTTAGATGTGTGCACTCAAGCCTGTATACTCAATTTAATAAAAAAGCTGAATGATTTAGAGGGTACTGGAATACTTTTTATTTCCCATGATATAAGTGCAGTAAAATATGTATGCAGCAAAATTCTTGTCATGTATAGGGGAAGTATAGTTGAAGTGATAGACAATACAAATGAAAATTATAAAATAAAACATCCTTATACCAAAAGCTTGTTGAATTCAGTTCCTATAGATAATCCGAACAAAAGAAGTATAATTTAG
- a CDS encoding ABC transporter ATP-binding protein — protein MDNILEVKNLKVAFKTKNSIKEVVKGIDFQVKRGKVTCIVGESGSGKTMTVMSIINVLPKNAFIEDGSIVFNNGNISKLNNSEMKKIRGKKIFSIFQNPINCFNQSITMGNQLYDLISSNMDITREKFNDKICTIIESLNLKNPKVILNQYPFQLSGGMLQRMMIAAAIFMEPDIIIADEPTTALDVTTQKEILKQFKLIQKKFNTTILIITHDFGVVAEIADYVFVMQKGNLVEKGNVFEIFNNPKHEYTISLIKATFDRKESEVC, from the coding sequence ATGGATAATATTTTAGAAGTTAAAAACTTGAAAGTTGCATTTAAAACTAAAAATAGTATAAAAGAAGTTGTAAAAGGAATTGACTTTCAAGTAAAAAGGGGTAAAGTTACTTGTATCGTAGGTGAAAGCGGAAGCGGTAAAACCATGACAGTGATGTCAATTATAAATGTATTACCTAAAAATGCCTTTATAGAAGACGGCAGCATAGTATTTAACAATGGGAATATATCCAAATTAAATAATAGTGAAATGAAAAAAATAAGGGGAAAAAAGATTTTTTCAATATTTCAAAATCCGATAAATTGTTTTAACCAATCCATAACTATGGGAAATCAATTATATGATTTAATATCTAGTAACATGGATATTACGAGAGAAAAATTCAATGATAAGATTTGTACTATAATTGAAAGCTTAAATTTAAAAAATCCAAAGGTTATATTAAATCAGTATCCTTTTCAGTTAAGTGGAGGTATGCTGCAAAGAATGATGATAGCTGCAGCTATTTTTATGGAACCGGATATTATAATAGCAGATGAGCCTACAACAGCTCTTGATGTTACTACGCAAAAGGAAATATTAAAACAATTTAAATTAATTCAAAAAAAATTCAATACCACTATACTTATTATTACACATGATTTTGGAGTTGTGGCAGAAATTGCAGATTATGTATTTGTAATGCAAAAAGGCAATTTAGTTGAAAAAGGAAATGTGTTTGAAATATTTAACAATCCTAAACATGAATATACAATATCCCTTATAAAGGCAACCTTTGATAGAAAGGAATCAGAAGTATGTTAG
- a CDS encoding sigma 54-interacting transcriptional regulator yields MCRIDMDSILEYDISSFVLQAIFDCCYDGLIITDENLLIKKVNITTVKILGVKEETLYTTYLNDILKDDLLKNVVLTGESKQAQDCSFYINSNKIRCVINLVPVKLRGRIIGLVLALRDTKDLHKMVNNVVGYKASFTFDDVITKNEREQTVVKLAKKAAKTNCNILIEGESGTGKEVFAQSIHNYSNRSRGPFVAVNCAAIPRELVESELFGYEKGAFTGASKGGNPGKFELADGGTIFLDEIGELPLDIQSKLLRVLDNLKIVRVGGNYEKSIDVRVIAATNRMLKDEVKNKNFRGDLYYRLNVMNIHLIPLRDRKEDIELLAQYFVSQLNTKNPCDPKYINPSYIEKLKMYNFEGNTRELRNVVERSYYLCEETMITPKYLMGKNVKVEMPINNDSLKQILPLEIVEEKCIRNALQYCKGNAMKASRLLQIGKATIYRKINKYGIDLDLYSSKVES; encoded by the coding sequence ATGTGCAGAATTGATATGGACAGCATACTAGAATACGATATATCATCTTTTGTACTTCAGGCTATATTTGATTGCTGCTATGATGGCCTCATAATTACGGATGAAAATCTTTTAATAAAAAAAGTAAATATAACAACCGTTAAGATATTGGGAGTGAAAGAAGAAACATTATATACAACTTATTTAAATGATATATTAAAGGATGATTTATTGAAAAATGTAGTGCTTACTGGTGAAAGTAAACAAGCCCAGGACTGCAGCTTTTATATAAATAGCAATAAGATAAGATGTGTTATAAATTTGGTTCCTGTAAAATTGAGAGGGAGAATTATAGGATTAGTACTTGCACTTAGAGATACTAAAGATCTACATAAAATGGTAAACAATGTAGTTGGATATAAAGCTTCTTTTACTTTTGATGATGTTATTACTAAAAATGAAAGAGAACAAACTGTTGTAAAATTGGCTAAAAAAGCGGCAAAAACAAACTGCAATATACTTATAGAAGGTGAAAGCGGTACGGGAAAAGAAGTATTTGCTCAATCTATTCATAATTACAGTAATAGAAGCAGAGGACCTTTTGTAGCTGTAAACTGTGCTGCAATTCCCCGAGAATTAGTGGAAAGTGAACTATTTGGATATGAAAAGGGTGCCTTTACAGGTGCATCAAAAGGAGGAAATCCAGGGAAATTTGAATTAGCGGATGGAGGTACAATATTTTTAGATGAAATAGGAGAACTCCCACTGGATATTCAGTCCAAGCTTTTGAGAGTACTGGACAATCTTAAAATAGTTAGAGTAGGTGGCAATTATGAAAAGTCTATTGATGTAAGGGTGATTGCAGCAACAAATAGAATGCTTAAAGATGAAGTGAAAAACAAAAATTTTAGAGGAGACCTTTATTACAGACTTAATGTTATGAATATCCATCTTATTCCTTTAAGAGATAGAAAGGAAGATATAGAACTTTTAGCACAGTATTTTGTAAGCCAGCTTAATACTAAAAATCCGTGTGATCCTAAGTATATAAATCCATCCTATATAGAAAAGTTGAAGATGTATAATTTTGAGGGAAATACAAGAGAACTTAGAAATGTGGTAGAAAGGTCTTATTATCTCTGTGAGGAAACTATGATAACTCCAAAGTATCTTATGGGCAAGAACGTGAAAGTTGAAATGCCAATAAATAATGATTCTCTAAAACAAATATTGCCTTTAGAAATAGTAGAAGAGAAATGTATACGAAATGCACTTCAATATTGTAAGGGAAACGCTATGAAAGCGTCTAGATTATTACAAATAGGCAAGGCTACTATATATAGAAAAATAAACAAATATGGCATAGACTTAGATTTGTACAGCAGTAAAGTTGAAAGTTGA
- a CDS encoding ABC transporter permease: MKKNKRYLIWVILLCVIVLASIFAPFISKYNPVEVKLGNVLQRPGDGHIMGTDAMGRDVFSRVLYGGRVSLSVGFISVIISTTIGIIYGGISGYSGGKIDNFMMRILDIFLAVPTLIIMLALQTIIRGGIVSIILVIGCTAWIPTARIVRSQFIELRDKNFVKSAIAMSTPLWKIIIKHMLLNSMPAIIVIATLTCAQSIFMEVSMSFLGIGVPPGTPSWGNMLNNAQNDIMTGAWWVAVFPGITIVISMLCINFIGEHLKKKVTYV; encoded by the coding sequence ATGAAAAAAAATAAAAGGTATCTAATATGGGTTATCCTTCTCTGCGTCATAGTATTAGCCTCCATATTTGCTCCATTTATATCAAAGTACAATCCTGTAGAAGTGAAACTTGGCAATGTACTGCAAAGACCGGGAGATGGTCATATAATGGGAACGGATGCCATGGGGAGAGATGTGTTCTCAAGGGTACTTTATGGCGGAAGAGTATCGCTCAGTGTAGGTTTTATATCAGTAATTATATCCACTACCATAGGAATTATATATGGAGGAATAAGTGGATATTCAGGTGGCAAAATTGATAATTTTATGATGAGAATTTTAGATATATTTTTAGCTGTACCAACCCTTATTATAATGCTGGCATTACAGACAATAATAAGGGGAGGAATTGTGAGTATTATACTTGTAATTGGATGTACTGCATGGATTCCTACGGCTAGAATAGTGAGATCACAGTTTATAGAACTTAGAGATAAAAACTTTGTAAAGTCTGCCATAGCAATGTCTACACCACTTTGGAAAATAATCATAAAGCATATGCTTTTAAATAGTATGCCTGCAATTATAGTAATAGCCACTTTAACTTGTGCGCAGTCAATATTTATGGAAGTTTCAATGAGTTTCCTTGGGATAGGAGTGCCTCCAGGAACTCCATCCTGGGGAAACATGTTAAACAATGCTCAAAATGACATAATGACAGGAGCCTGGTGGGTAGCTGTATTCCCGGGAATTACTATAGTAATTTCAATGCTTTGCATCAATTTTATTGGTGAACATTTGAAAAAGAAAGTTACTTATGTATAG
- a CDS encoding class I SAM-dependent methyltransferase, protein MGKIENYWNNRANTYSEMISEDINSFKKEAWSKIIKNKAGDNVKVLDIGTGPGFFAIIMSQMGYDVTAVDCSTSMLEEAKSNAQLAGVKVKFMKGDVENLNLPVENFDLIVNRNVTWTLKEPEKAYKNWFSLLKKSGKLLIFDANWYLRLAKPELEQEYTNDIKLAIDMGYDCKTNEKQRSNCKDIARNLPLTYELRPEWDKRVLDQCGFKKIIIEEDISDKIYTEEEKVAYRTTPMFSICACKY, encoded by the coding sequence ATGGGAAAAATTGAAAATTACTGGAACAATCGGGCAAATACATATAGTGAAATGATAAGTGAGGATATAAACAGTTTTAAAAAGGAAGCCTGGAGTAAAATAATTAAAAATAAGGCGGGAGATAATGTAAAGGTATTAGATATAGGTACAGGTCCTGGCTTTTTTGCAATAATCATGTCGCAAATGGGATATGATGTAACTGCTGTAGATTGTTCCACAAGTATGCTTGAGGAAGCTAAATCCAATGCACAGTTGGCAGGAGTAAAGGTTAAATTTATGAAAGGTGATGTGGAAAATTTAAACTTACCTGTAGAAAACTTTGATTTAATAGTAAATAGAAATGTTACATGGACTTTAAAGGAACCTGAAAAGGCTTATAAGAATTGGTTTAGCCTTTTAAAAAAAAGCGGCAAATTACTTATTTTTGATGCCAATTGGTATTTGAGGTTGGCAAAACCTGAACTTGAGCAAGAATATACAAATGATATAAAATTGGCTATTGATATGGGCTATGATTGTAAAACCAATGAAAAACAGAGATCAAATTGTAAGGATATTGCAAGGAACCTTCCGCTGACGTATGAACTGCGTCCTGAATGGGATAAAAGGGTACTTGATCAATGTGGATTTAAAAAAATAATTATTGAAGAGGATATTTCAGATAAAATATATACAGAAGAAGAAAAAGTAGCTTATAGGACAACGCCTATGTTTAGTATATGTGCTTGTAAGTATTAA